The following proteins are co-located in the Microbacterium immunditiarum genome:
- the leuS gene encoding leucine--tRNA ligase produces the protein MSQTLPPDTAAHAGGGAFDPYAIQQKWQARWEAADPFRAGGGDDTRPRKYVLGMFPYPSGDLHMGHAESYAYVDIVARFWRHRGYNVLNPIGWDSFGLPAENAAIQRGADPREWTYSNIAQHKKSFRQYGSSYDWSRILHTSDPEYYRWNQWLFQRLYERGLAYRKDSPVNWCPNDQTVLANEQVVDGRCERCGAEVIKKKLTQWYFKITDYADRLLDDLNQLEGFWPQKVIRMQRNWIGRSVGADIDFEIEGRDEKVTVFSTRPDTLHGATFFVVAPDSDLAAELAAGASAEVRMRFQDYLDTVGRESEIERQNTDRPKTGVFLERYAINPINGERLPIWAADYVLADYGHGAVMAVPAHDQRDLDFARAFGLPIKVVVDTTAPITGAIPVIPTDENGVPLESAVEEASLAEIHPEKTGIALTGEGRMINSGSLDGLSKRNAIARIIEELETKGVGRAAKSYRLRDWLISRQRFWGTPIPMIHTEDGRIVPVPDDQLPLTLPDAKGLDLAPKGTSPLGAATEWMTTADPETGEPALRDPDTMDTFVDSSWYFLRFLSPNDPDEAFPSAEAAKWAPVDYYIGGVEHAILHLLYARFITKALYDMGYIDFTEPFSNLINQGMVLLGGSKMSKSKGNLVEFASSMVDPGADAVRTAIAFAGPVEDDIDWADVSTTGAQKFLARALRVAADVASDPDVVWAEGDQALRRVTHRLLADAPGLVEHTKFNVVVARLMELVNAIRKTIDTGAGPADPAVREAAEVTAMILDLFAPHTAEEMWELLGHEPFVGLVPWRSPDPTLLVEETVKTVVQIDGKVRATIDVPARIGADELEALARDDEKVVRSLAGREITRAVVRPPKVVSFSTH, from the coding sequence GTGTCTCAGACCCTCCCTCCCGACACCGCCGCGCATGCCGGCGGCGGTGCGTTCGACCCGTACGCGATCCAGCAGAAGTGGCAGGCTCGCTGGGAGGCCGCCGACCCGTTCCGCGCCGGCGGCGGCGACGACACGCGTCCGCGCAAGTACGTGCTCGGCATGTTCCCGTACCCCTCGGGCGACCTGCACATGGGCCACGCCGAGAGCTACGCCTACGTCGACATCGTGGCCCGGTTCTGGCGGCACCGCGGCTACAACGTGCTCAACCCCATCGGGTGGGACTCGTTCGGCCTCCCCGCCGAGAACGCGGCGATCCAGCGCGGCGCCGACCCGCGCGAGTGGACGTACTCGAACATCGCGCAGCACAAGAAGAGCTTCCGCCAGTACGGCTCGTCCTACGACTGGTCGCGCATCCTGCACACGAGCGACCCCGAGTACTACCGCTGGAACCAGTGGCTGTTCCAGCGCCTCTATGAGCGCGGCCTCGCGTACCGCAAGGACAGCCCGGTCAACTGGTGCCCCAACGACCAGACGGTGCTCGCGAACGAGCAGGTCGTCGACGGCCGGTGCGAGCGCTGCGGCGCCGAGGTCATCAAGAAGAAGCTGACCCAGTGGTACTTCAAGATCACGGATTACGCCGACCGTCTGCTCGACGACCTGAACCAGCTCGAGGGCTTCTGGCCGCAGAAGGTCATCCGGATGCAGCGCAACTGGATCGGCCGCTCGGTCGGCGCTGACATCGACTTCGAGATCGAGGGCCGCGACGAGAAGGTGACGGTTTTCTCGACCCGCCCCGACACGCTGCACGGCGCGACGTTCTTCGTCGTCGCGCCCGACAGCGACCTCGCCGCCGAGCTGGCCGCCGGGGCATCCGCCGAGGTCCGCATGCGCTTCCAGGACTACCTCGACACCGTGGGGCGCGAGAGCGAGATCGAGCGACAGAACACAGACCGACCCAAGACCGGGGTGTTCCTGGAGCGCTATGCGATCAACCCGATCAACGGCGAGCGCCTGCCGATCTGGGCCGCCGACTACGTGCTCGCCGACTACGGCCACGGTGCGGTCATGGCCGTGCCCGCGCACGACCAGCGCGACCTCGACTTCGCGCGCGCCTTCGGCCTGCCGATCAAGGTCGTCGTCGACACGACCGCTCCCATCACGGGTGCGATCCCGGTGATCCCGACCGACGAGAACGGCGTGCCGCTCGAGTCGGCGGTCGAGGAGGCGTCGCTGGCCGAGATCCACCCCGAGAAGACCGGCATCGCGCTGACGGGCGAGGGCCGCATGATCAACTCGGGCTCGCTCGACGGGCTGAGCAAGCGCAACGCGATCGCTCGCATCATCGAGGAGCTCGAGACCAAGGGCGTCGGTCGTGCTGCCAAGTCCTACCGTCTGCGCGACTGGCTCATCTCGCGCCAGCGCTTCTGGGGCACGCCGATCCCGATGATCCACACGGAGGACGGCCGGATCGTCCCGGTGCCGGACGACCAGCTGCCGCTCACGCTGCCCGACGCGAAGGGTCTCGACCTCGCGCCGAAGGGCACCTCGCCACTGGGCGCCGCGACCGAATGGATGACCACGGCCGACCCCGAGACGGGCGAGCCGGCGCTGCGCGACCCCGACACGATGGACACGTTCGTCGACAGCTCGTGGTACTTTCTGCGCTTCCTGTCGCCGAACGACCCGGACGAGGCGTTCCCCTCGGCCGAGGCGGCGAAGTGGGCGCCCGTCGACTACTACATCGGCGGCGTCGAGCACGCGATCCTGCACCTGCTGTACGCGCGCTTCATCACGAAGGCGCTGTACGACATGGGCTACATCGACTTCACCGAGCCGTTCTCGAACCTCATCAACCAGGGCATGGTGCTGCTCGGCGGCTCGAAGATGTCCAAGAGCAAGGGCAACCTCGTCGAGTTCGCCTCGAGCATGGTCGACCCCGGCGCCGACGCCGTGCGCACCGCGATCGCGTTCGCCGGCCCGGTCGAAGACGACATCGACTGGGCGGACGTCTCGACCACGGGGGCGCAGAAGTTCCTCGCCCGCGCGCTGCGCGTGGCAGCCGACGTCGCGAGCGACCCCGACGTCGTGTGGGCCGAGGGCGACCAGGCTCTGCGGCGCGTGACGCATCGACTGCTCGCGGATGCCCCGGGCCTGGTCGAGCACACGAAGTTCAACGTCGTCGTGGCTCGCCTCATGGAGCTGGTCAACGCGATCCGCAAGACGATCGACACGGGCGCGGGTCCCGCCGACCCGGCCGTGCGAGAGGCTGCCGAGGTCACCGCGATGATCCTCGACCTGTTCGCGCCGCACACCGCCGAGGAGATGTGGGAGCTGCTGGGTCACGAGCCGTTCGTCGGCCTCGTGCCGTGGCGGAGCCCCGACCCGACGCTCCTCGTCGAGGAGACGGTCAAGACCGTCGTGCAGATCGACGGCAAGGTGCGCGCGACGATCGATGTGCCCGCGCGCATCGGGGCCGACGAGCTCGAGGCGCTCGCGCGAGACGACGAGAAGGTCGTGCGCTCGCTCGCGGGGCGTGAGATCACGCGGGCCGTCGTGCGCCCGCCGAAGGTCGTGAGCTTCAGCACGCACTGA